The window ATAAAGTGTGTGCTTTAAGAGTACCTCCCTCTCGTGTAAAGTTAACATGGGGCAGGCCCCTTTTCAGCTCGGCGTATGTTTCAGTTAATTGGGCTGCAGGGGCCAAATATAgctttttattcttcattattTGATTGTATGAATTCTGTCCTCTATGTTCTGCCCCGGTCCCTTGAATCTTTGCGCTTCTCTGCTACTAAAAGCCTTTTTCTGGCCCTCATTTCAGATTATGCACAATCATGGCTAGAATTTTCCAGTTAGAAtcacaatgttttcattgttcCTAGTGCCCTTGCCGGAAATTTCCTTTGTCGCTCACATGTTTCAGTGGGACAGGAGGAACAAACGCGAGCCTGTCGTTCCCTTTTATACTTTGAGGGAATAATAAATGACTGCCTCCCCAACAATGTCCCGAAGCCCTGTTTTATGCTGATGGCCCTGCCCATGATCTCAAGGGAGATGGAAGGCCATGCTTGGATCCATATGaagcaaaaaaatgcagattcaATTATGGCTAAATTGAGGACAGGCTTTCTTTTGCTTCCACAGCCTGGGAATTGAAGGGGTGGCAGGTTTGCTCTGACAATGTAGCAGCACTTCTCCATCTCCGTAAGTGGTTCAGGCTGATGAACTATTATGAGGTGTTGTTCATGGTGCCTTTTAATGCAAAACAACTCGTAGTTTTACCCATACAAACattttgctaaatatttttGAGGAATTCATGCACCTATGGAAAGGAGTCCTCCTAAGGTTGTGAACTGGTTATATTCTGGTAAtgagtccatgtccttaaccaccccattgcctgctgctgcttcctcacCTTTGGAGCCTTTAAGCTGAAGGCTGAAGATGTGGGACAATGAAGGAGGCTGCAGCGGAGGGTCTCTCCTTAAGAAAGAAGCAACGATCGGTCTCACACGAAGAAAAGACCTGGCCACCTGGGGTTTCACGGCTTGAGATGGGGCACTAGCCGTCACCtgtcaggttgagaaagagacAAGTGACGATGGCCCTTGCGAGCAAAAATGCAGTTCACACACTTCGGGCCCAGAGCTAGAGAGAATCAGGAGCTGCCTGTCTCTCTGGGTTATTGATCCCCAGCCTCAACACTTCCCTCAGCAGAGCAACTCGCTCCCTACCGAGCGGGTCGAGGGCACGCTCCGTGAGCACAGGTGCGTTTGACCTCAGCCAGAGTGTCCTCTTGTTTCTAACCTGGTTGCCTTGGTTACAGTCATTGCAGAATTTACATTGGCGACGTCTGGTACATGACCATCCCTTCACCCTGGAAGTGGGCCAGTTCAAGGACTTGAGACCCTTGTGATGAAACGGGAGACGACACAACTGCAGGCTCCTCCGTCACACGCCCACGGAGtcggagacacacacagcccctTAATTATTTCTCAAGCGCTCCCACTACGTTCGCCTCCCCCAGCTTAAGCTGCGTGTTGccgataattaaaaaaaacttaacagcGACTTCAaaggaacatgcaaacgctCCTCAGTTGTGGACGTCGTATGCGAAGTCAGCCTCTCAGGGCTCTTTTTGTGCCTCACCACGCTGCTTCCCTGTGCAGAGGAAGTCGAGCCGTGGCGTGGATGCTCCCGCTTCCTCAGTTCTGACTTGCTCTTCTAATAGCACATGAAAATTGGCCAGCACCTCCTTTTCTAATTCTGTTTCTTTACAGTTATCTGGCTGCGTTAAATGGCTCCAAATGTTTTTCCTGCGATTCTCACGTCTCCATCACTCTCACTCTCCCTACCTCTTTTTAATACCACGCTCCCTCTCTCACCATTACCCTACCCCCACCGCTTGCTGTACCTCCCTCTCCCTTTGTCCAGAAAGTGCCCCTCACCTTGTCCTTAACCCCACCATCACTACCACCCCCAAGTCTAAGGCTCTGAAGAGGAGGGGGGCGAGCGAGCAGTAGACAATGTGATGACAGGTTATTTTTCACCTCCCCTCTCCTGGCGGCGCAATGCGATTTCCTCCCCTCTCCCCTGCACTGCTCTGCGAAGATTTAATCTAGCGTCCTCTGGGCAGCTCTTGGCGCCTGTAACCAAATGAAAAACCATTATTGCACCGTGTTACATGACGAAGGGGAGCGAGGGGTCTGCGGGAAAAGACCAGGCCAGCAGATTTACAGGTCACAGAGGGCCGACGTACTGACGTTGTGGGTTTCTGTTGCGGGGGGTCCGGGGCTGAGCTCTTTGGCAAGCGCTTGCTGGTGTGTGACCGTGTTGTTTTAATAATCGTTAATTGAGGTCTGCTGTTGAGACAGATGGCAAAGATGGAGAACCATAAAGTAAAGGGCCCACAACAGATTCCTGCTCTTCAGTTTAATTATCGCTGAAGAAGTGCCCTCCCTCCACTCCTATTCATATGGCCCTTTGTAGCATTTTTTAGCAGGGCTTAATAGCGAGCAAGAGGCCTAATCTAATATCACATGATGAAGCAAAGAAAAGAGTGAGATGTTAATAAGGTCAGCAATCCAGTATCGGGTAAAACCCCACCCATGCCACCCCTGATCCCATTCCTGTCATGGAGGCTAATTGGAATGCCATAGTTTTAGCTCTTTTCTGTGCTTGAAACCatcatttcagtgtttcctgTTATTAAATATGTAGATTTATCAAGAGAGGGTCATTGATAAGAGAAGTAAATGACGTTCTGGCTTTTCCTGGAACACAGGTTGTGAGTTTTGTTCTTAGGTGCCTGAGGTCCAGCAGTGAAATGGATGAATAATCTGCTAGGGCCATGTTAGCTCCTGGCATCAGACCCTGCAACATGAGGCCATGCTGTAATGATGATACCCAGGTAATTAGTGCTGCCCCTTTAAGAAGCAAGTGCCTGGCTGCTAGTGAATGAAACATTAAAGCTTTACTCCCAACCACTTGCAGGCGTTGGTGAAAATGATCAGTTCTGCATGATGACGTGTTTACTCCTGACACCAGACTAAGCCAGGGACTGAACAAATAACATGTCATCATGTACATTTTGGGCATTGTGGATCATGGCTGTATTTCTCCTGCCATAAAGCTTCCCTCTCCTGGTGATGAAGGAGGCGGTGACAGTAAGGggtctctgtgggtttctttcCTGCTGAAGTGACCCCCAGCACACTGCCAACCCCATGGGACGCCACCCCTGATCATGAAATATTTGGCAAAGGCCTAATTTCCTCATGAGGCAGAGCGGCTTCGCGATGACTGCAAGATGGAGACTTGGTCACATGTTCCCCTATGTGGGATTTTCTTAAAGTGGGTTTAATGCTGACTCAGGCAAGTGTGGGCAACTGAGGAGTCATGTCCCCCCCCCAGGGCGCCCCCCCCCTCCTAATTGGGTAGCTGCAACTTGACCAGCTCTATTAACGAAATCAAACGGCAACATGTCGTCCCCAATTAAATCAAATTAGGAAAGTGTctacagaataaaaaaggaatCCTGACAAGCCACCAGaccctttctgttttttccccccgtttTCTTATGGGATAATTCGATTTTCCAAATTACGTTTGTAGCGCTTTACATACCTGATTTGATTAGTAGTGTGAAGAGCTGAAGTGGGACGCCACTAATTAGGTTAATTGACAAAAAAATGCGAAGATCAATAATGAAAAGACTTTAATGAACGCACACTTCTGCAATATTGCCCCCGGAATGTGATTTGTATTTTACGGCTTTTGTCTCGTTGCGTGGCCGCGCAAATTTTGCTGTTCTGAGCGTTTCCCCGATATACGGTCCGCTTCTTTCctctttatacacacacactctctctctctctctctctctctctctctctctctctctctctctctctctctctgcgcgCTGTATGAATTCTTTCAGAGTCCCGAGGAGTACGAATAACCCCGTGTTATAGGGAGAGGGAAACTCCTTTCTTTAGGATGATGGGATAAGTAGCTACAGAAGGTGGTGCTTCCATTTGCTCTGCGCGGGTTTGAGCGTCTCTGCGACGCCTGGCCCATGTGGACGGAAACGTGTCCATTAGCGGAACAGCGGGGACCGCCGCTGTGTATCGATTAGCGTTGTGCCAAAACCCTCAATGAACGATTACCGCACCATTTACCGCACGATCTGAATGTCACAGCCAGGAGGCTGGTTTTCATGCACCACGAAAGCACGCGGCCGAATAAGGAGGGCCCTCCCTGCCTACGGAAATCCGCACCCGCGGTGGGTTATATAAGTTATGTAGAGACGCAAACCGCGGCAACGCGGAGCCCAGCGGCCGCCGCTcgtttcccccccaccccgaacGCGGTTCGCAGCAGCTGCCTGGTTCCTCCCCGAGAAACGGACCCCCGTGCGCGTCAGCACAACCCACCGGTGCTCCGTTTCtttatttatgtcattttgtGTTCCGTGACGCGAGCCGCGCGCGTGATGCAGCGAGACCTGCGGCACGTGGAGCGTGACGAGAAGCGCCGCGAGGGACTCGATGTTTCGAGATCCGCGAGCAGGCCATTGAGACGGGGGTGTGTCAGTAGCACAGAACAAACCTGTTGTGCACAAAATAAGACTTCGAAAAAGGCTGCTTTTTTGGGGAGCTCAAAATGTTGGTAGcaaaataaagtggaaagaagcatTAGGTTTACTCAAgtgtcacatgtctgcaactatgtctgtctttctttctccagtgtgacgcaaaaattgtattttctccgagatgtgcgtcgctttcggagaaaagcgtctgctaaatgaatacatgtaaatgcaaaaagtcGAACTTTAACGAGACATCTGTCTGAAAATCTAAAGGCCGGCATAAGCACACATCTGAAAGGCAGCCGCTAAAACGTGTCTGTGCGAATCGTTGCTTCCGGCTACTTGATCTTAACTAAgcttcatttagcggacacctaAGTTTAGCCGAGGCGATTGCAAATGTAAGACAATGATTTATCCCCTTTCACAAAAGCTGGCTGCTCTTACGGAATCAGTTCAACTTGATTCAAGGGAAGTATAATCTGAACGGGGGTTTtatagcaggagggggattcgaaccgggcGCCTTCAGGCTGCAAAGTACCAGCTCAAAGGAGCGGGTGCGGAGTTCTTAACGCGAGAAGAGCGATTTTGTACTGGCATTAAACAAGAGGCGGGGAGGTTTTGGGGGAAGGAGGTGCGGCCGTGTGTCTGTGCGCCGCAGGAGAAGCCGGAGCGGAGCGCCTTTCCAGTCACCTTTCAATGACGCGGCTCGCGGCGAGACGTTCGGATCGCAGGCAGGTGCGCGTCCTGGCGGGAGCTCTCCAGCGCTCGGGGTGCTGAAATCGATCCCTGATCCCTTCTGCTCGGCACTCGGCGGGAAACGGTCGATCGCACACCGTCTGGACTTGCTTTTACGCGAGGAGCgttctctttggagaaagcgtgTTAATCGGCGTTCTAATCCTCGCTCGGCGCGTATCGCCGTCAAACATCCAGTCGCTAATCTTTTCCAAAAACTCCCGTTTCGCCCGTTTGCTTTGTTCGGCCCCCCCACGAGAACCCTAAAACGAGCACGACGATCATACTTGACGATCATTGTCAAGTGCCTCAAAGACGTTCACGTTTCTTTCAGCAAGCAATGAGATGCAAGTCAGTCCGACTATTTGGAGGCAAAGAGTTTGTCTTCGCTCCGCTGCGTCGTCGGTGCGAatccttagtgtgtgtttgtgtcggCTGTTCCTAACGTGACGGACGTGTCCTAAACCGAGATGATGTCTTTCTCTTCGAAGGAGTGGCAGGAAATAGTCACTACAgactttgaataaaagtttgtctgtttttttttttttttttttgtaaatgcacATACGTCTGCGTGGGAGTTCAGAAAGAGGAAATGCTTGGAGTACACACTGTTAAGACGGGACAAAGTTGCACGTTTTGACATTTTATCAACAGTTATGTATGAGCAGCCCACGACGCACacctttttaatgttctgttccTAGTGTCACCGCGCAGTCTTTTGACTCGCTGCTGCTTCTAATTACTCCCACGGTAAACGAGTGTTCCTAATGGACCTTCTGCGTGTCCACGTGTGATCGTGTTGCGTGATCTCTACTACAGCCTCAGAAATCCCTCTGGACTCATCCTCTCGTCCTTAGAGCTCTTAACGTTCGCTCGTGTTTGGGAGTCTTCGTGGAACACCAGAGTCCGAAGATAAAAGCGTCCCAACTTTTCTCCCCCAGCTCTTCTCTTTCATCGTCTTTCCGTCCTCTTGCTTTAGAAGACACCTCTATACCTGCGCTCACTGTGCCGGAGAGCGACAGAAAGCCCGAAAGCGGGAGCTCTGCAAGGTTCTGATCGCAACGCCACGTTGTACCCCGTCAGCCCGGATCAAACGGGCTCCATCCCTTTCACTCCTCCGTGGAGCCGAACCCACCTGTACGATGCCTCTATATAAAAGAGCATCTTTGTCACATGGATGAGGGGCGGGCTGCGCTGCGATTGGAAACGGAGAGACGCGCAGATCTTCGATTGGGACCCCTGAGGGAGGGGTCTGTCGACATGTGGGAGGGCGGGAGCGTGGCGTGTCCCactcttttgtgtttttctgttctcATATCTCCCTCATATCAATAATTGAGCGCGAGAGCGGACGGACACCGCGCTATGAGTTCGACCGCGTCGGGACTGGACAGGGGCCTCGATCCGCTCTCCGCCACGGACTGCTCGATCACAGAGTGAGAGGAACGGACGGGACGGAAGAGCAAGAGGTGCCAGGAACCGTAAAATACATTAAAGGAAGAAAGGCACACGGGAAGCATTCCGATTCCCCACACGACGCGGGGAAAATACGCGGGGAAAAATATTGGTTTTTCGTGATCGCGGGGGACACCCTTCCTTCGGAAGAAATTTGGAGCGGGTAAAAACTAAAAGATCAGGAGCAGCCGCTCGCCCAGCGCCGTCGACGAAGACATCCCCGATCTTTGCTCAGGATACTCCGCCGAGGTGAACACCGCAGCCCGCCCCAAGTCATGCTGGCCTTTCTCGTGGGCGCCGTGTGGCTCGCAGCGCTGGCCCGCGCACAGAACGAGACGGAGCCCATCGTGCTGGAGGGGAAGTGTCTGGTGGTGTGCGACTCCAACCCCACCTCGGACCCCACGGGGACAGCGCTCGGAATATCGGTGCGCTCGGGTAGCGCCAAGGTGGCCTTCTCCGCCGTGAGGAACACGAACCACGAGCCGTCGGAGATGAGCAACCGCACTATGGTCATCTACTTCGATCAGGTACCTGTCGGACAGCACGGCCGGGGAGCCCGAGGTCTGGGCTCGTGATGAGCGAAGGGTGGCGGGTCCGGTGCTCCTCGTGGTGGAGGAGGGCAGCTCGTCACCCGGAGCGCAGGAGGAGCGCGCGGGAGTCCGGCGCGCGGAGGAGCGGCTCTGTCTGTGTCGCCGCGGGGGGTCAGAAAGCGGaacctttctttctttaatcgAAGGAACCTGGCGAAAGCCCCCTTAAACGGcattaaatgtgtgttttctttgctcGGTATTAAGGCACGTTTCGCCGAATCCCATTTGCATTATTGGAAACTTGCAGGCAGGGGCGTGTTGTTGTCCATTAATTTACAGTTTCCACATATTAACCGCGGATTGTTCCCGTGTGTCGCTTTATTGAGCAGATGAGCGTGTTTATCAACTAGGTGTAGCAGTTTAACCATTTCTCTTTACGTTCgtgtgaaggaaggaaggaacgcTGTGTTCGTGGAAAATGTGCATCTGACAGAAAGTTTCTTTAACTCGcacttcataaataaatgttttaaaggcaAATTCCCACTAACTTGATCAtgtgctcactcactcactgtaatGAACGCGCTGCCTGTTTCTCGCGGAGCTCGTGCTGAAATGTTCCGTGGTGTAAAATGATGATTACCGTAACCGTATGCCTCTTGTCTTTTTCATTCTAGGTACTAGTGAACGTTGGCAAAAATTTCGACACAGAGAGAAGCAATTTCATCGCTCCACGCAAAGGGATTTACAGTTTCAATTTCCACGTAGTGAAGGTGTACAATCGCCAGACCATCCAGGTCAGTGTCTCTCTGAACCTCCACATCACTTTTACTTCTAAACtgaaaaaggagggggggggggggggaataaccATCTCATATTTGtcgtgattatttttttttttttggggggggggaagggaacCATTATTTTTCAGGACCTTTTGCTTTTCGTTTTGAGAGGTATCCCACTTGCAGCTCTGTGCCGGGAGCAGTCAAATTCCAGGTAGCTACTTTGATGCTAAAAATATTTGGGCTGGATACCTTTGAAGTTTGGGGAGATCCCACAGCGAAAATCGAGACGAATATAAGGGCTCGGGAAAGACATGGTAGCTGCAGATGACAGTCAGCGACTGGCcagtaattaaattaatatgcaCCAGCAGCGAATTAAAGACGCGTCTTTCTCGAGAGAGGGCGGAGCGCGCGCTCGCGGCGGCCGTTGCGCCTTGGAGGACCGGACACACGCAGCGGATGAAGACGCGAAGTGATCGCCCCCTCCTCTGCTCCTCACATAACACCTAGTGAGCTGTGCAAGTGATGTCATTGTTTGATGCGCAGAATtagcaaagatttttttttttttttttttagcattaaaTGTAGTCATCTTTATGTAACACTTAACGGGAGTGTAGCCTTTAAAAGTTCCCTGTATTAATTAGAGTATATATTTCCCTAATTAAACCGCAGCATAATTATGTTGTATTTCCCCCCCCAAGGGTTTGGGATTACATTCCATTATTCATCTCTCATTGGAGACAGCAATAATTAGAAACAAGCAAGGCAAGAAAAGACAAACCCCAACACAGTCACACAAGAGAGAGGCTCCAGTGAAACACAGGGGATCTGACCTCCCGCCCAAAAACCGCTGCAGGAGGACAGAGGTTCAGGTGCCGCTGTGAGCGCAGACATTCGCTGTAACCCACAGCGTGAGCACATCTGGAGTGTGAAAATTCACACAGCTTCCTCTCCTACGTTCTGTGAGACTCCACTCTCTGTGGGTGTGCAGGTGTGCgtgcagatgtgtgttttagGGGGCGCGGGGTGTAA of the Scleropages formosus chromosome 7, fSclFor1.1, whole genome shotgun sequence genome contains:
- the cbln1 gene encoding cerebellin-1, with the translated sequence MLAFLVGAVWLAALARAQNETEPIVLEGKCLVVCDSNPTSDPTGTALGISVRSGSAKVAFSAVRNTNHEPSEMSNRTMVIYFDQVLVNVGKNFDTERSNFIAPRKGIYSFNFHVVKVYNRQTIQVSLMHNGWPVISAFAGDQDVTREAASNGVLIAMEKGDRAYLKLERGNLMGGWKYSTFSGFLVFPM